One stretch of Tenrec ecaudatus isolate mTenEca1 chromosome 18, mTenEca1.hap1, whole genome shotgun sequence DNA includes these proteins:
- the ZNF784 gene encoding zinc finger protein 784 → MAAARPESPSPSSPTSESRSPESADLVLVPEDERPTTPASDLIEIQVVRVTDTTLVPELPEPGSLHCALCPAAFRLVSELLFHEHGHLAGAEGGGQGASPSRCHVCGHRCPGPASLRAHYSLHTGERPYRCPRCPRAFKALAPLLRHQLQHGVDTGEGGPRPGVTLERAAAAGAAVGKPFACRFCAKPFRRSSDMRDHERVHTGERPYHCGVCGKGFTQSSVLSGHARIHTGERPFRCTLCGRTFNNSSNFRKHQRTHGHAPGDSGGPPGPGAERSGRACGPRDTLEEGRGGWRR, encoded by the exons ATGGCCGCCGCGCGCCCGGAGTCCCCGAGTCCGAGCTCGCCGACCTCGGAGTCCCGATCTCCGGAGTCAGCGGACCTG GTCTTGGTGCCCGAGGATGAGCGCCCCACGACACCCGCGAGTGACCTCATCGAGATTCAAGTGGTCAGAGTGACGGACACCACACTGGTCCCCGAGCTCCCGGAGCCAGGGTCCCTCCACTGTGCCTTGTGCCCAGCTGCCTTCCGGCTCGTCTCGGAGCTGCTGTTCCACGAACATGGCCACCTGGCTGGGGCTGAGGGTGGTGGGCAGGGGGCGAGCCCCAGCCGCTGTCACGTGTGTGGCCACAGGTGCCCGGGGCCGGCGAGCCTGCGGGCCCACTACAGCCTGCACACCGGGGAACGGCCCTACCGCTGCCCGCGATGCCCGCGCGCCTTCAAGGCCCTGGCGCCCCTCCTGCGGCACCAGCTGCAGCACGGCGTGGACACGGGGGAGGGGGGGCCGAGGCCCGGGGTGACCCTGGAGAGGGCGGCGGCAGCAGGGGCAGCGGTGGGGAAGCCGTTCGCGTGCAGGTTCTGCGCCAAGCCCTTCCGCCGGTCCTCGGACATGCGCGACCACGAGCGGGTGCACACGGGCGAGCGGCCCTACCACTGCGGTGTGTGCGGCAAGGGCTTCACGCAGTCGTCCGTGCTGAGTGGCCACGCGCGCATCCACACCGGCGAGCGCCCCTTCCGCTGCACGCTCTGCGGCCGCACCTTCAACAACTCCTCCAACTTCCGCAAGCACCAGCGCACCCACGGCCATGCACCCGGGGACTCCGGGGGCCCACCGGGGCCGGGGGCCGAGCGCTCAGGCCGTGCGTGTGGGCCACGGGACACCCTGGAAGAGGGTCGCGGGGGATGGCGAAGGTGA